One part of the Musa acuminata AAA Group cultivar baxijiao chromosome BXJ1-5, Cavendish_Baxijiao_AAA, whole genome shotgun sequence genome encodes these proteins:
- the LOC135672881 gene encoding probable N-acetyltransferase HLS1 produces MVESMVVVAIREYDAERDRVGAEAVERMCEVGHSGGAMSLFTDLLGDPLCRVRHSPPFLMLVAELVSGPEREIVGLVRGCIKTVACGTPLLLPSPAKHHTAPAVPIYAKVAYLLGLRVSPAHRRRGIALKLVRRMEEWFKEKGAEYAYMATEKDNEASFRLFTGRCGYSKFRNPAILVHPVFAHRLPLPPRVAILRLTAADAEALYRRRFAATEFFPRDIDAVLANPLSLGSFLAVPAGCSAAARWEGAGAFLADPPASWAVASVWNSKEVFRLEVRGAGRWRRGLARASRAVDRALPWLRIPSVPDLFRPFGLYLLYGVGGEGPAAAAHVRALCGHVHNMARADPGCRVVAAEVAACEPLREGIPHWGRLSCAEDVWCVKRLAEEYSDGSLGDWTKALSPPSIFVDPREF; encoded by the exons ATGGTGGAGTCCATGGTGGTCGTGGCGATCAGGGAGTACGACGCGGAGCGGGACCGGGTGGGAGCGGAGGCGGTGGAGCGGATGTGCGAGGTGGGGCACAGCGGCGGTGCCATGTCCCTCTTCACCGACCTCCTCGGCGACCCCCTCTGCCGTGTCCGCCACTCCCCTCCCTTCCTCATGCTG GTGGCAGAGCTGGTTAGCGGGCCGGAGAGGGAGATCGTTGGGCTCGTCCGCGGGTGCATCAAGACCGTGGCCTGCGGCACCCCCTTGTTATTACCCTCCCCCGCGAAGCACCACACCGCCCCCGCCGTCCCCATCTATGCCAAGGTGGCCTACCTCCTCGGCCTCCGCGTCTCCCCCGCTCACCG GCGAAGGGGGATCGCGCTGAAGTTGGTGCGGAGGATGGAGGAGTGGTTCAAGGAGAAGGGGGCGGAGTACGCGTACATGGCGACGGAGAAGGACAACGAGGCGTCTTTCCGCCTCTTCACCGGGCGGTGCGGTTACTCCAAGTTCCGCAACCCGGCCATTCTGGTGCACCCCGTGTTCGCCCACCGCCTTCCCCTCCCCCCACGCGTCGCCATCCTCCGCCTCACGGCCGCCGATGCCGAGGCCCTCTACCGCCGCCGCTTCGCCGCCACCGAGTTCTTCCCCCGCGACATCGACGCCGTCCTGGCCAACCCGCTCTCCCTCGGCAGCTTCCTCGCCGTCCCCGCGGGCTGCTCCGCCGCGGCCCGGTGGGAGGGGGCCGGCGCGTTCCTGGCCGACCCGCCCGCCTCGTGGGCGGTGGCCAGCGTGTGGAACTCAAAGGAGGTGTTCCGGCTCGAGGTGCGGGGGGCAGGGCGGTGGCGGCGGGGGCTGGCGCGGGCGAGCCGGGCGGTGGACCGGGCGCTGCCGTGGCTGCGCATCCCGTCGGTGCCGGACCTGTTCCGGCCGTTCGGGCTGTACCTGCTCTACGGGGTGGGCGGGGAGGGACCCGCGGCAGCGGCGCACGTGCGGGCGCTGTGCGGGCATGTGCACAACATGGCGCGGGCGGACCCGGGCTGCCGGGTGGTGGCGGCGGAGGTGGCGGCGTGCGAGCCGCTCCGGGAGGGGATCCCCCACTGGGGCCGCCTCTCTTGCGCGGAGGACGTGTGGTGCGTGAAGCGCCTGGCGGAGGAGTACAGCGACGGGTCGCTCGGCGACTGGACCAAGGCGCTTTCCCCACCCTCCATCTTCGTGGACCCCAGGGAATTCTGA
- the LOC135583702 gene encoding BTB/POZ domain-containing protein NPY3-like has product MKYMKLGSKPDAFQSDGNNIRFVATELATDIVVNVGDVKFHLHKFPLLSKSPRLQKLVAATEEEEDEEIDIPDIPGGPAAFEICAKFCYGMIVTLNAYNAVAARCAAEYLEMHEAVEKGNLIYKIEVFLSSSILRAWKDSIIVLHTTRSLLPWAEDLKLVVRCTDSIASKASVDPSEVDWSYTYNRKKLPSENGLDPHWNGVRKQQSVPKDWWVEDLCDLEMDSYKRVLIAIRTKGNIADDVVGEALKAYAYRRLPGFAKGSVTCGSDPMRSRTILETIVWLLPTEPGSVSCSFLLKLLRSASALECGETCKKELIRRAGRQLQEAAASDLLLPSATGETVYDVDLVASVVEEFVTQDDGTARTSPEASEEVVEVRSPVFVSPSSKAAVANLVYEYLAEVAKDPDLPLPKFVELAEMVSAASTPVHDGLYRAIDVYLKEHPGLSKSEKRRICSMMDCRKLSTDACVHAVQNERLPLRVVVQILFFVQMRAAAAPAAGGVSQLPGNVKALLRENGGSYGSSRSAVTTNTEDDWDGVPTAGWDINSLKSAGPVGRGGGSQRSSGGSDVSKHGDEKGNGKVKGILLPKRILSKLWSGKGQGGENSSSDMSESPGSVAQEEAKSTHSRNTRHSVS; this is encoded by the exons ATGAAGTATATGAAGCTTGGATCGAAGCCCGATGCCTTCCAGTCCGATGGAAACAATATCAG ATTCGTGGCGACGGAGCTGGCGACCGATATCGTTGTTAATGTGGGAGACGTCAAGTTTCATCTGCATAAG TTCCCTCTTCTATCCAAAAGCCCGCGACTGCAGAAGCTGGTGGCGGCcacggaagaggaggaggacgaggagatcGACATTCCCGACATCCCCGGTGGCCCTGCCGCCTTCGAAATCTGTGCTAAGTTTTGCTACGGCATGATCGTCACCCTCAACGCGTACAACGCGGTGGCAGCTCGGTGCGCGGCAGAGTACCTGGAGATGCACGAGGCGGTGGAGAAAGGGAATCTCATCTACAAGATCGAGGTGTTCTTGAGCTCCAGCATCCTACGCGCGTGGAAGGACTCCATCATAGTTCTGCACACCACCAGGTCCCTGCTTCCCTGGGCGGAGGACTTGAAGCTGGTCGTCCGCTGCACCGACTCGATCGCCTCCAAGGCCTCCGTCGACCCCTCCGAGGTCGACTGGTCCTACACCTACAACAGGAAGAAACTTCCATCCGAAAACGGCCTCGACCCACATTGGAATGGCGTCAGGAAGCAGCAGTCGGTGCCCAAGGATTGGTGGGTGGAGGACCTCTGCGATCTCGAGATGGATTCGTACAAGCGGGTGTTAATCGCCATCAGGACGAAGGGGAACATCGCTGACGATGTGGTCGGGGAAGCTCTGAAGGCCTACGCATACAGGAGGCTTCCGGGTTTCGCCAAAGGCTCGGTGACCTGCGGAAGCGATCCCATGAGGTCTCGGACGATACTGGAGACCATCGTTTGGTTATTACCCACGGAACCGGGTTCCGTTTCGTGCAGCTTCCTGCTGAAGTTGTTGAGGTCCGCAAGCGCACTGGAATGTGGAGAGACTTGCAAGAAAGAGTTGATCAGGCGAGCGGGACGCCAGTTACAGGAAGCTGCTGCGTCCGACCTGCTGCTGCCTTCTGCGACAGGGGAGACCGTGTACGACGTCGACTTGGTTGCAAGCGTCGTGGAGGAGTTCGTGACGCAGGACGACGGCACTGCTCGAACCAGTCCCGAGGCTTCCGAGGAGGTCGTGGAGGTGAGGAGCCCGGTGTTCGTTTCTCCAAGCTCGAAAGCTGCCGTTGCGAATCTGGTGTATGAGTACCTTGCCGAAGTCGCGAAAGACCCCGATCTACCTCTTCCCAAGTTTGTGGAACTGGCTGAAATGGTGTCGGCTGCCTCGACGCCGGTGCACGACGGGCTTTACCGTGCCATCGATGTGTACCTCAAG GAGCACCCGGGGCTAAGCAAGAGCGAAAAGAGGAGAATCTGCAGCATGATGGACTGCAGAAAGCTGTCGACGGATGCCTGCGTACACGCGGTGCAGAACGAGCGGCTCCCGCTCAGGGTCGTGGTCCAGATCCTCTTCTTCGTGCAGATGAGAGCTGCTGCGGCTCCCGCTGCCGGCGGCGTATCCCAACTCCCCGGCAACGTGAAGGCGCTGCTCCGCGAAAATGGCGGTTCGTACGGCAGTTCAAGATCGGCCGTCACGACCAACACGGAGGACGACTGGGACGGCGTCCCGACGGCGGGCTGGGACATCAACTCTCTCAAGTCCGCCGGTCCGGTGGGTAGAGGTGGGGGGAGTCagaggagcagcggcggcagtgatGTCAGCAAGCACGGCGACGAGAAGGGCAACGGCAAGGTGAAGGGAATTCTGCTGCCGAAGAGGATACTGAGCAAGCTGTGGTCGGGCAAAGGGCAGGGCGGCGAGAACAGCAGCTCGGACATGTCGGAGAGCCCCGGCTCCGTCGCTCAGGAGGAGGCCAAGTCCACGCATTCGAGGAACACCAGGCATTCGGTTTCGTAG